TGCTCGCCTTCAGCAGCCCGTTGCTTTCCTACAGCTTTCTCATTTTTCCTGAGCTGCCGGCTGCGCTCCTCACTGTTTACGCCTTCCGGCGCGCCCGCCTTCCCAATGGGAGCGCGCGGACCCTGCTTACCGGCGCGGCACTTGGCCTCCTCCCGTGGCTCCATCCCCGCTTCATCGTCCTCGCGCTCGCGCTCGCGGCATGGTTTGTCATCGGCCGGCGGCGGACCGCACGCGAAGTGGCGCTGCTGCTCGCGCCCGCGGCTGTCTCGGCGGCGGGGATCGTCCTATACCACCTCTGGGCGTTCGGGTCGCCACTGCCGAATAGCGGCGATCACGCCGGCTTCGGCGGCCCTCAGCACCTGCTCATCGGTGCCGCCGGTCTCCTGCTCGATCAGCAGTGGGGCCTGCTGATCTACGCGCCGATCTACCTGCTGGTTGCGGCTGGGCTCCCCGCGCTTGTCGTCCATCGCCGGCGCGACGCGCTCGGGCTGCTGATCGTCACCCTCCCCTACTTCCTTCTCATCGCCGCCTACCTTCAGTGGTGGGGCGAATGGGGGCCGCCAGCCCGCTACCTGACGGCGGTCGTTCCGCTGGCGGCGCTGCCTCTTGCCGCTGCCCGGCCGGCGTGCTGGTGGCAGTGGGGCATCGCTGCTCTCCTCGCCCTGCCTTCCCTCACGATCGGCGTCCTCTTTGTGCTCTGGCCGGAGACGATGTACAACCACCCAACCGGGCACGGCCACCTCTGGCTTCGGCTGGCCGACTCTGGGCTGCCGAATCTTGTCCCCTTCCTCCCCAGCTTCGTCGCTCCGGGAGCAGACGGCGCGCTGCTGATGGCGCTCTGGATCGTGTTCGCCGGCCTCGCGGCGGCTCTCCTTACGCTCAGCGGGCCGGGCGCCCAAGCGCGCTAGCCGGCGGTCACTGCGCTGCCCAAAAGCGGAGCGTCGGTCGCCCGAGGCGGCGCGATCCTCCCTCAGCCGGCTTTCTTCAGACCGCGCCCATTCCGTCCGCTGCTGTCGGGGTCGAGAGGCACGAGGTCGATCGGAGTGAGGCTGACGGCGTCTGGGCCGACAAGGTCGTCCAAGCTGGCGCGGAGGTCCGCCGTCATGGTGACGCCTCGGATGGTCGGCAGCTGGAGCACCACCTTCGAGCGCTGGGCGGCGACGATGACTTGGACCGGGTCATCGCCCGCGTGCTGCTGCAGAAGCGACATCAAACTGTCGAAGCGTTGACAGTCCTCGACCGGATTGCCCCGTTCGCGGAACTCAATTCGAACGCGCGTCCGTTTTGGCGCGAGGTCAGTGAACTCCTCGCTGACGCCGGGCTGGTAGCGGGCCGCCGTGTCGACGACGAACGACAGCCGGTCGTCGCGCGACCGGACCCGTCCGCGCGCCGTGACGATCGTGCCGTCGACCCACAGGTCTTTCGTCCGTTCGTAGACGTCGGCCCAGACAGTCACCTCGATCGAGCCGATCAGATCCTCGAGCACTGCCGTGCAGAACGGCCGGCGGTCTCGGGTGAAGAGCGTTCGAACCGACGTTACCATGCCGGCCACGAGCAGGGTCTGTCCGACATGCTCCTCGGTGATCGCTCCGCAGGGGGTGGCGTCGAGGGAACGGTCGGAAGCGACCGCGGCAAACGGATGCTCGGAGAGATAGACGCCGAGCAATTCCTTTTCCCACTGCAGCTTCTCGCGCCCGGAGACCGGCGCTACCGGCAGCTCGATCGTCGGCTGCGGCACTGGCACCTCGGCGCCGAACAGGTCGAACATCGTCGCCTGTCCTGCTTCCCGCAGCTTCTGCTGGCGCTGGGCGAACGCCAGGATCCGTTCGATCCCCGCGAGCAGGCTGCCCCGGTCGCCGAAGGAGTCGCAGGCCCCTGCTTTGATTAGCGATTCGAGCACCCGCTTATTGACCACGCGCGGGTCGACGCGGCGGCAGAACTCCTCGAGCGATGCGAACGGGGTATCGCCGCGGGCCGCCACGATCGCCTCGGCGGCGCCCACGCCGACGTTTTTGATCGCGCCCAGCCCGAAACGGATTGCCCGTTCCCCCTCGATCGTAAAAGCGACGCCGCTGCGATTGACATCGGGCGGCAGCACTTCGAGCCCGAGCCGTTTGCTTTCGGCGACTGTGCTGGCGATCTTGTCGGTCATGTCGAGGTGGGCCGAGAGCACCGCGGCGAGATACTGGGCGGGGTAGTTCGCTTTGAGATACGCTGTCTGGTAGGCGAGTTCGGCGTAGCAGGCCGAATGCGCTTTGTTGAAGGCATATCCGGCGAACGGCTCGATCAGGTCGAAAATCTGGTCCGCGAGCTCGGCAGAAAAGCCGTTGGCGAGAGCGCCTTGCCGGAATTCCTCGCGCTGGGCGCGCATCACCTCAGGGTTTTTCTTGCCCATTGCCTTGCGGAAGATGTCGGCCTTGCCGAGCGAAAAGCCGGCGACAGCGCGCACAATGTGCAGCACTTGGTCTTGGTAGACGATGACGCCGTAGGTCTCTTTCAGGATCGGCTCAAGCACGGGGTGAAGGTAGGTGACCGGAGCCCGGCCGTGCTTTGCGTCGATGTAGCGCGGGATGTGCGCCATCGGCCCGGGGCGGTAGAGCGCCACCATCGCCATGATTTCGGCGATGCTCTGCGGCTTCAGTTCTTTGATATAGCGCCGCATTCCCTGCGACTCTAACTGGAAGACATTGCTCGTCTCCCCGGCAGAAAGCAGTTCGAACGTCTTTGGGTCATCCTGCGGGATCGCGCTGAGATCGAACGGCTGCCCGGTTGTCTGCTCGATCAGGGCGCGGCATCTGGCGAGCACGCTCAGGTTGATCAGCCCGAGGAAGTCGAGCTTGAGCAGCCCGATCTTGGCAACCGCATCCATATCAAACTGGGTGACCAAGATCGACGACTCATCTCCCTTCGCGGGGCGTTGCAGCGGGACGTTGCGGATGAGCGGCTCATCCGAGATCACGACGCCGGCGGCGTGAGTGCTGGCATGGCGCGTAATCCCTTCGAGCTGTTTCGCCATAGTCACGAGGTCGCGGACAGCCGGGTCTTGATCGATCAGCGCTTTCAGCTCAGGGTTTTCGGCAATGGCGCGGTCGATTGTCATGTGCAGCTGCTGGGGGATCAGCTTCGCCACGCGGTCGACGAAGCTGTACGGCAGCCCTTTGGCGCGGCCGACGTCGCGGATGGCCGCTTTCGCTCCGAGCGTTCCGAAGGTGATGATCTGGGCAACGCGGTCACGACCGTACTTCTTGACGACATACTCGATCACTTCGCTGCGGCGGTCGTCCTGAAAATCCATATCGATGTCGGGCATCTCTTTGCGCTCGATGTTCAGAAAGCGCTCAAAGACAAGCCCTTTTTCGATCGGGTCGATCGAGGTGATGCCGAGGGCATACAGGACGATGCTCGCCGCCGCGCTGCCGCGCACGCCGTAGAGAATGCCGCGCTCGCGGGCGAAGGTAAGAATGTCATCGACGACCAGAAAGTAGTTTGCGAACTGGGTCGCGCGGATTACCCCCAGCTCCATCTCCAGCCGCTCGCGGACGCGGGGGGGAAGCTGGCCGCCGTAGCGGCGGGGAAGCCGCTCCCAGCACAGCTTCGCGAGGTAATCGTCCGCGCTCATCCCCGCTGGCCGCTCCACCTCCGGGAGCTTCACCCGGTCGAAATCGAGCGTGAGATTGCAGCGATCGGCGATCACCAGCGTGTTGCGGAGCGCGTCCTCGAGCCCAGAGAACGCTGCCGCCATCTCCGCCGGCGACTTCAGATAGAACGACTGCGCCTCCATGCGCATCCGCTTCTCGTCGGAGACTTGGGCGTTCGTCTGGATGCAGATCAGCAGGTCCTGCGCTTCATGGTCTTCTGCATAGACATAATGCAGGTCGTTTGTGGCGACGAGCGGCACCCCGAGCGCACGTCCGAGGTCGACCAGTTCAGCGTAGGCGCGCGCGAACGCCGGCATATCATGGCGCTGCACCTCAAGGAAGTAGTCCTCTCCGAACACCTCGCGATACCAGCCGATCGTGGCGATGGCGTCTTCACTCCGGCCCTCGTGGATGGCGCGAAGAACTTCGCCGCTCGGGCAGGCTGAGAGGCAGATCAGCCCGGCGCGATGACGAGCCAGCAGCTCGCGGTCGATGCGCGGCTTGTAATAGAACCCGTCTACCCACGCAGCGGTAGTGAGGGCGAGGAGGTTGCGATAGCCGGTCAGGTCTTTCGCCAAGAGGACAAGGTGGAAGGGGTTCTTGTCGGCTGCCGTCTTATCGGTGTGGCGGTTCGGGGCGACATAGGCCTCAACTCCGATGATCGGCTTGATCCCCCGCGCTTTCGCTTCGGTGTAAAACTGCACCGCGCCGTAGAGCGCGCCGTGATCGGTCAGCGCAATCGCGTTCATCCCCAGTTCGCGCGTGCGGTCCATCAGCACGGGGATCCGACAGAGCCCGTCGAGCAGCGAATACTCGGTATGAACGTGCAGATGCGCGAACTCGGCCACTGGCTCCCCCTGAACGATGCTGCCGCCCAGTATGGCAGGCAGCCGAGCTGCGTGCTACCACTTCAATATCGAGGGGATGCTCATAGCATCGAGCGCTAAATCTTGCGCATATTCTAGGTTGCACGGGGTAACCGGACAATGGACCTTCTTCTCTTCTCCGGCGGCGACATGCGGCCCTATCGTGACCGGGTTCTCGCTGAGATCCGCGCCAGCCTCGGCGGCGCCACCACCTTGTATTTCGCGCCCTGGGCGCTCGCTCAGCATGATGCCGTCACCGCCCGGGTGCAGGAAGCGTTCGCGCCGCCCGGGGTGACAGTAATCGGGCTGCATCGCGTCGCTGACCCGCGGGCGGCGCTTGCCGAAGCGCAGGCACTCTTCGTTGGCGGCGGCAACACGTTTCGCCTGCTCAAGGCGCTCCAGACCTTCGGCCTTCTCGACCTCGTGCGGCGGCGGGTCGAAGCCGGCGACCTGCGCTACATCGGCGCGAGCGCCGGCGCAAACGTCGCCTGCCCGAGCATCCGGACGACGAACGACATGCCGATCGTCCAGCCTTCCTCCTTCGAGGCGCTCGGTCTCCTGCCGTTCCAAATCAACCCTCACTATGTCGAAGGGGCGTCCTCGCCCGGCGGCGAGACACGCGACATGCGGATTGCCGAATTTCTCGAGGAAAACGATGTCGCTGTGCTTGGGCTGCGGGAGGGGAGCTGGCTCCGCCGCCGCGACCGCACGCTGCGCCTCGAGGGAGTTGCCGGCGCAAAGCTGTTTCGGCGCGGGCACGACCCCGTGGAGGTTGCGCCGGGCACCGACCTCTCTTGGCTGCTTGCCCTGACCCCCCGCTTCGATGTTGGCGCTTGAGGCGTACACTTTTCGTGAGATCGGAACACCGTCTGCGATGGAGGAGCTCTGACGGCGCTGCCGCCCGGCTTGGGCTTCGACCCGCTGTTTCGCGCCTTTCGCGCATACCACCGGGACAAGATCGGCTTTCTTCGCGCGCTCGCCGCTGAGTACGGCGATGTCGCGTCCCTCGCGCGGTGGCCGTATCTCGTCGTCCTGCTTTGCCATCCGGACGATGTGCGCGATGTGCTGGTCACCCATCAGCAGCAGTTCGTCCAAGGCCCGTCGATCCGGTGGATCAAAGCGGTCCTGGGGGAGGGGCTCCTCGGCAGCGAAGGCGAATTGCATCGCCGCCATCGCCGCATGATGCAGCCTGCCTTTCATCGGCGGCGCATCGCCGGCTACGCTGAGGCGATGGGACGCCGCGCTCTTCACCTTGCGGCCTGCTGGCACGACGGCGAGACGATCGATGCTGCTCGCGCGATGATGGAACTAACGCTCGCTATCGTCGCCGAGACCCTGTTTGGCGCCGATGTGACCGGTGATGCCCGCGAATTGGGCGCGGCAGTCTCGATCGTCAATGCCTACATGGCGGAGCGAACTGTTGACCCGTTCGCGGAGATCCGTCACCGCTTGCCCTTCCCTGAGACGCGACGCTACCGCCGCGCCGTGCGCACGCTTGACACGGCCATTGCGGCGCTGATCCAGCAGCGCCGCGCGACGGGAGACACGGGTGACCTGCTCTCGATGCTCATCGCTGCCGCTGCGGATGGCGCAATGAGCGACCGCCATCTCCGCGATGAGGTGCTCACGCTCTTCCTCGCTGGACACGAGACGACGGCCAATCTGCTCAGCTGGACGATGATGCTGCTTGCCGCTCACCCGGCGGTTGCAGAGCGGCTTGAGGAGGAGGTGGACTGCGTGCTCGGCGACCGCACGCCGACGATGGACGACCTGCCTCGGCTGCGCTACGCCGAGATGGTGCTGAGCGAGTCGCTCCGTCTCTATCCGCCGGTCTGGGCGATGTCGCGTCGGGCGCTCCGCGACTATCACGTCGGGCCCTATCTGCTGCCGGCCGGCTCGGTCGTTGTCGTCAGCCCGGCGGTCACCCACCGCGACCCCCGCTGGTACCCCGACCCTGACCGCTTCGACCCCGACCGCTGGCTCCCCGAGGCGGTAGCCGCGCGGCCGAAATTCAGTTTCTTCCCCTTCGGCGGCGGCTCGCGGCAATGCCTCGGCGAGGGGTTTGCTTGGCTTGAGGCGACGATCATTCTTGCCACCCTCGTCCGCCGCTGGCGTTTCCTGCCGGTGTCGGAACTGCCGCCGGCGACCGAGCCGCTGGTCACCCTCCGGCCAAAAGGCAGGCTCCTGCTGGCTGTTCGGCGACGAGCGCGGCCCCTCGGCAGCGCGGCGTACCGCGCAGGCGACCCCGAGAACGCGCGTTCCGACGCGCCGCTGCTCGCCGAAGCAGGAAGCGAGCCGGCGTAACGGCAGCGCAGCCGGCCTCAGAAGGCGGGGCAATCATGCCGGGAGCGGCGCTCGCTCCGTGCTCTCAGCAGTGGTCCCCCCGGCGACGGCGCCAGAGCGCGCCCGCGAGTAATGAAAGGAGGGCGGCAGCGATCGCTGCCCCCGCGGGAGCGACTGCGGGAGCGACAGGTTCTGGCACGATCATCGGACGGCCTCCGCGACAGCCCGGAATGGCAGCTCGACGACGGTCGCTTCCCGGCCGTCGTCGAGGCGGACGCGCTCACCGGGAACAACCTCACGACGGAGATAGGCGAGGGCGATCGGGAGGCCGAGTGTCGGCGAGAGCGCTGCGCTTGTCACCGCTCCGACGTGACGATCGCCGGCCCAGAGCGCGGCTCCGGGGGCGGGCACCGGCCCCGGGTCGAACTGCAGTCCCCGCAGGAAGCGGTTGACATGCCCGCGGTTTTTAATGCGGGCGACGATCTCTTGCCCGGGGTAGCAGCCCTTCGTGTACGAGATCGCGCGCGTTTCCAGCTGCGCTTCCGGCGGCAGGGTTGACTCGTTCAGCTCGGGACCGTACCGCGGCGTCCCAGCTTCGATCCGCAGCGCTTCCCACGCTGTCCGGCCGAAGGGGCGCGGGTTGCCGGCGGCGCGGAGGGCCTCCCACGCTTCTGCTGTCTTGTCACTCGGCAGGTAGAGGTCGTAGCCGATTTCTCCAAGGTCGCGGTTGCCGGCAAGAAGCAGCGGCGCACCGCGCCATTCTCGTTCGGCGACCGCATCGCGCTCGAGGATGAGTGGTTCCCCGAGCCACGCCGCAAGGATCGCCGGCGCTGCCGGGCCGACGAGCGACAAGAGCCCGATCGATTCGGTCACGTCGGCGATCTCAACCTTGCGGCGGAGCTTGAACCGCCGAAGCCACCCGATGACAAAAGCGCGCTCTTCTGGCTCAACGGCGAGAAGCAAGGTTTCGCCCCAGGGCAGGATTGGAAACTCCGCGGCGATCTGCCCTTTGTGATTGAGGCCGAGCGCATAGATCCCGCGGCCCGGGGCGACTGCGCTCACGTCGTTGGTGACTAAAGCCTGCAGGAACGCGACGCGGTCGGGTCCGGCCAGCCGGACCTTGCCGCGGTCAGATCGATCGGCCAGCCCGGCGCGTTCGCGCACCGCTCGCGCTTCGGCGATGGGGTCACCATAGTCCATCGGCACCAGCCAGCCGAACCGCTCGGCGAGCGCTGCTCCTAACGCGTGCTGCTGGCGGAAGGTTGGTAGCTCCATCCTCGCCTCCTCCGTAAAAAGTGTACGGGACGCTCTCGTCTCCTGACGCTACACTTTCCCCAAGAGCGCATCGGAGCAGCCCCATCCACCGCGAGAAGAACTATCCGGAAAGCCTCGCTGAGCAGCGGATCCGCGAAGCAATGGAACGCGGCGAGTTCCGCAACTTGCGCGGGCGCGGCAAGCCGCTCGACTTCAGCCACGATGACGTTGTCGACCGCGATCAATGGGCGGCGAACAGGGTGCTGCAGAACGCCGGGATCTTGCCGGCGTGGATCGAGCTTGCGAAGGAAATCGACGCGCTCCAGGACATGATCGATGCGCTGGAGCGGGAGCAGCAGCGGTGGCTCGAAACGGTGTTTCCGGAGCTGCGCGCGCTCGGACCGCGCGAGCGCGAGCGGCGCCGCGCGGGGGTCGAGGCGATCCAGCGGCGCTACCTCGGGCGCGCCGGCGGGATAGCAGAGGAGCTGCGGCTGAAGGTCGCCCGGTTTAACCTGATTGTGCCGCAGCCCTTCCTGCAGAAAGCGCCGATACGGATCGAGCGCCGGCTGGAGCCGCTGCTCGCCGCCTATCGGCCTGTTGCTGCTGCACTCGGCTGGCCTGAAGTCGCTCTCCCTCCGCCGCTTCCGCTGCCGGACTTTGCTCCGGGCGTTCCGCAACCGCTCTTCCCGCCGCGCGACCTGGCCCCGAGCGACGCGCCTGCGTCCAGTTCCGACGAGCGCGCGGCTGCCCGCCGCCTCAAGCTTCTCGAAGCGAGCCGCAAGCTGCGGAAGCGGCGGCCGGAGCGAGGCCTGCCGCTCGAATGGCTTGCCGCGCTCAATCCGCTCAGCCATGCTGCCGATATGCTGCGCCGCCGTCGGTGGGAAGAGCTCGTTGACCCCGACGAGGAGTAGGACGCGCGCTGGGACTATACTGAGAGCATGGTGGCGATCGTAGAAATCCGCGTCGGCGATGTCGTTCGGCTTCGGAAGCCGCATCCCTGCGGCGGCTCCGACTGGCGCGTCGTCCGGGTCGGCGCCGATATCGGCGCGCGGTGTCTCACCTGCAATCATCGCGTCATGATCGAGCGTCCTGTCTTCGAGCGCCGCATCAAAGCGTTTCTCTCACGCGGTCCTGAGCCGCCGGCAGGGGGGTGACGAGCGGGGGGCAGAAAGCGCCTATCATTCCCCTGCGTGTCGCTCGCCGGAAGCGCGAGCCGGCGGATGCCCGAGGAGGGCAGGAAGGCGCAGCATGACTAAGCGACTGAGGCGAGGCCGAGGGTGAGTGTCTCCAGCGTTGCTGGGGCAGCGCCCGGCGGTCCTGCGGATGTCCCCGTCTTTCGCAATCCCAATTTTCTGGCGCTTTGGACGGCGCAGGCCGTTTCGCAGACTGTCCAGAATGTCACGTTCTTCACTTTGATGGTATTCGTCGAGGAACGGACGCGCTCGACGGCACATATGAGCGCGCTCGTGCTCTCGACTGTGCTGCCGGCGGTGCTGTTCGGCGTCGCTTCCGGCGTGCTGATCGACCGCTGGAACAAGAAGGGCGTGCTGATCGCCACCAACGCCCTCCGCGCCGTCGCCGTGCTCGGCTACCTCTTCCTTGAGCAGCAGCCGGTGCTGTTTTACGCGCTGAATTTCACCTTCATGACGATCAGTCAGTTCTTCCTTCCTGCTGAGGCCGCGATGATCCCGCGCATCGTCTCGCGCAATCGGCTCATCTCGGCGAACGGCCTGTTCAACATCACCTTCAATCTGTCGCAGGTGCTCGGCTTTATCGCGATTGGACCGCCGCTGACCAAGGCGTTCGGCACGCAGGGAACGCTGATTGGCGTCTCGCTGGCCTATATCTTCTGCTCGCTGATTTTGATCCGGCTGCCGAGCGATCGCGGCGAGCGCCTCGGCCGCGAAGGCCGCTTTTTCCATGACCTTGGCCGGGAGGTCCTTGCGGGCTGGCGCTTGCTCCGGGGCGACCTGACGATCAGCCTCGCGATGGTGCATCTGACAGTGGTCACCACCTTGACCCTCATTCTCGCGACGCTCGCTCCCGGCTTCATCTCGCGCGAACTGAACCTCAGTCCTGACGACACCTACCTCGTGTTCGGGCCGGCCGGCCTCGGCATCCTCGCCGGCACTGCGCTGCTCACCAAGATCTCCCGCCGCTTCCGCCTTCTCTCCATCGTCAACTTCGGTCTGCTTCTCTTTGGTGTCGGCATGCTGCTGATCGCCGCTGTGTCGGCGGCAGAGCGCGCGCTCAGCGGCGGGGCGCTCCGGCCGGGCAGCGAAGCGCTCACGATCACGCTGATCATCGTCGGCTTGACGGCGCTCGCAATGGGGATAGCGCTTGCGTTCGTTAATGTCACCGCTCAGACGATCCTGCAGGAGCGCGCGCCGGTCGATATGCGCGGGCGCGTCTTTGCCGTGCAGTTGATGTTCGGCAGTCTCGCCTCCATCATCCCGCTCGTCTTTATCGGCCAACTGGCCGACCAAGTCGGTATTCTGCTCG
Above is a genomic segment from Dehalococcoidia bacterium containing:
- a CDS encoding DNA polymerase III subunit alpha → MAEFAHLHVHTEYSLLDGLCRIPVLMDRTRELGMNAIALTDHGALYGAVQFYTEAKARGIKPIIGVEAYVAPNRHTDKTAADKNPFHLVLLAKDLTGYRNLLALTTAAWVDGFYYKPRIDRELLARHRAGLICLSACPSGEVLRAIHEGRSEDAIATIGWYREVFGEDYFLEVQRHDMPAFARAYAELVDLGRALGVPLVATNDLHYVYAEDHEAQDLLICIQTNAQVSDEKRMRMEAQSFYLKSPAEMAAAFSGLEDALRNTLVIADRCNLTLDFDRVKLPEVERPAGMSADDYLAKLCWERLPRRYGGQLPPRVRERLEMELGVIRATQFANYFLVVDDILTFARERGILYGVRGSAAASIVLYALGITSIDPIEKGLVFERFLNIERKEMPDIDMDFQDDRRSEVIEYVVKKYGRDRVAQIITFGTLGAKAAIRDVGRAKGLPYSFVDRVAKLIPQQLHMTIDRAIAENPELKALIDQDPAVRDLVTMAKQLEGITRHASTHAAGVVISDEPLIRNVPLQRPAKGDESSILVTQFDMDAVAKIGLLKLDFLGLINLSVLARCRALIEQTTGQPFDLSAIPQDDPKTFELLSAGETSNVFQLESQGMRRYIKELKPQSIAEIMAMVALYRPGPMAHIPRYIDAKHGRAPVTYLHPVLEPILKETYGVIVYQDQVLHIVRAVAGFSLGKADIFRKAMGKKNPEVMRAQREEFRQGALANGFSAELADQIFDLIEPFAGYAFNKAHSACYAELAYQTAYLKANYPAQYLAAVLSAHLDMTDKIASTVAESKRLGLEVLPPDVNRSGVAFTIEGERAIRFGLGAIKNVGVGAAEAIVAARGDTPFASLEEFCRRVDPRVVNKRVLESLIKAGACDSFGDRGSLLAGIERILAFAQRQQKLREAGQATMFDLFGAEVPVPQPTIELPVAPVSGREKLQWEKELLGVYLSEHPFAAVASDRSLDATPCGAITEEHVGQTLLVAGMVTSVRTLFTRDRRPFCTAVLEDLIGSIEVTVWADVYERTKDLWVDGTIVTARGRVRSRDDRLSFVVDTAARYQPGVSEEFTDLAPKRTRVRIEFRERGNPVEDCQRFDSLMSLLQQHAGDDPVQVIVAAQRSKVVLQLPTIRGVTMTADLRASLDDLVGPDAVSLTPIDLVPLDPDSSGRNGRGLKKAG
- the pepE gene encoding dipeptidase PepE, which codes for MDLLLFSGGDMRPYRDRVLAEIRASLGGATTLYFAPWALAQHDAVTARVQEAFAPPGVTVIGLHRVADPRAALAEAQALFVGGGNTFRLLKALQTFGLLDLVRRRVEAGDLRYIGASAGANVACPSIRTTNDMPIVQPSSFEALGLLPFQINPHYVEGASSPGGETRDMRIAEFLEENDVAVLGLREGSWLRRRDRTLRLEGVAGAKLFRRGHDPVEVAPGTDLSWLLALTPRFDVGA
- a CDS encoding cytochrome P450 translates to MGFDPLFRAFRAYHRDKIGFLRALAAEYGDVASLARWPYLVVLLCHPDDVRDVLVTHQQQFVQGPSIRWIKAVLGEGLLGSEGELHRRHRRMMQPAFHRRRIAGYAEAMGRRALHLAACWHDGETIDAARAMMELTLAIVAETLFGADVTGDARELGAAVSIVNAYMAERTVDPFAEIRHRLPFPETRRYRRAVRTLDTAIAALIQQRRATGDTGDLLSMLIAAAADGAMSDRHLRDEVLTLFLAGHETTANLLSWTMMLLAAHPAVAERLEEEVDCVLGDRTPTMDDLPRLRYAEMVLSESLRLYPPVWAMSRRALRDYHVGPYLLPAGSVVVVSPAVTHRDPRWYPDPDRFDPDRWLPEAVAARPKFSFFPFGGGSRQCLGEGFAWLEATIILATLVRRWRFLPVSELPPATEPLVTLRPKGRLLLAVRRRARPLGSAAYRAGDPENARSDAPLLAEAGSEPA
- a CDS encoding aminomethyltransferase family protein produces the protein MELPTFRQQHALGAALAERFGWLVPMDYGDPIAEARAVRERAGLADRSDRGKVRLAGPDRVAFLQALVTNDVSAVAPGRGIYALGLNHKGQIAAEFPILPWGETLLLAVEPEERAFVIGWLRRFKLRRKVEIADVTESIGLLSLVGPAAPAILAAWLGEPLILERDAVAEREWRGAPLLLAGNRDLGEIGYDLYLPSDKTAEAWEALRAAGNPRPFGRTAWEALRIEAGTPRYGPELNESTLPPEAQLETRAISYTKGCYPGQEIVARIKNRGHVNRFLRGLQFDPGPVPAPGAALWAGDRHVGAVTSAALSPTLGLPIALAYLRREVVPGERVRLDDGREATVVELPFRAVAEAVR
- a CDS encoding DUF1992 domain-containing protein; the encoded protein is MYGTLSSPDATLSPRAHRSSPIHREKNYPESLAEQRIREAMERGEFRNLRGRGKPLDFSHDDVVDRDQWAANRVLQNAGILPAWIELAKEIDALQDMIDALEREQQRWLETVFPELRALGPRERERRRAGVEAIQRRYLGRAGGIAEELRLKVARFNLIVPQPFLQKAPIRIERRLEPLLAAYRPVAAALGWPEVALPPPLPLPDFAPGVPQPLFPPRDLAPSDAPASSSDERAAARRLKLLEASRKLRKRRPERGLPLEWLAALNPLSHAADMLRRRRWEELVDPDEE
- a CDS encoding DUF951 domain-containing protein → MVAIVEIRVGDVVRLRKPHPCGGSDWRVVRVGADIGARCLTCNHRVMIERPVFERRIKAFLSRGPEPPAGG
- a CDS encoding MFS transporter yields the protein MSVSSVAGAAPGGPADVPVFRNPNFLALWTAQAVSQTVQNVTFFTLMVFVEERTRSTAHMSALVLSTVLPAVLFGVASGVLIDRWNKKGVLIATNALRAVAVLGYLFLEQQPVLFYALNFTFMTISQFFLPAEAAMIPRIVSRNRLISANGLFNITFNLSQVLGFIAIGPPLTKAFGTQGTLIGVSLAYIFCSLILIRLPSDRGERLGREGRFFHDLGREVLAGWRLLRGDLTISLAMVHLTVVTTLTLILATLAPGFISRELNLSPDDTYLVFGPAGLGILAGTALLTKISRRFRLLSIVNFGLLLFGVGMLLIAAVSAAERALSGGALRPGSEALTITLIIVGLTALAMGIALAFVNVTAQTILQERAPVDMRGRVFAVQLMFGSLASIIPLVFIGQLADQVGILLVLGLVGIAVLGIAWFSVRQTQKIRAAVRSAQAAASEAAASPPAPEMAAPQPSDAGAAILPDAAPHRPRPPSPNGATEYPAEGSRRSSG